The Verrucomicrobium spinosum DSM 4136 = JCM 18804 DNA segment GGGGATTTTTTGTTGTCGTACACCAAAGTACAACAAGCATAAGTCCTTCATCCGCCAGGAGACAGGATGACACCCGCAACTGCTTCCTCACACCGCTTTGCATTTGCACTCCCCTGCCGACTGCGCTACCTCGCCATGACAATGCTCTACGGTCCTGAGACGACATGAACCTTGCCCTTGATGCCATGGGCGGCGATATAGCCCCGAAGAATCCAATTGGAGGCCTCAAACTCGCCCTCGAGAGTCTCCCTTTGGTGAAGAAGTTTTACCTCACCGGTCCGCGGGATGTTCTGGAGGCAGAGCTTGACCGACAGGAGGTCGGCCAGCGCGAACGCGTGGAAATCGTACACTCCACGCAAGTGGTGGAGATGTCTGACTCCGGACTGGATGCAGTGCGCCGGAAGAAGAACTCCTCCATTTCCATGGCCGTGGATCTCGTCAAACAGGGCGAGTGCCAGGCAGTGGTGAGTGCCGGCCACACGGGAGCCTCAGTCGCTGCTGGAACCCTCATGCTGGGCAGGCTGGACGGAGTGGACTTCCCCGGCATCGCCAGCCCCATGCCCAACGAGCACGGGGTATGTTATATCCTCGATGCAGGTGCCAATCCCGACGCCACCCCAGGCCACCTGGTGCAGTATGCCATCATGGGCTCCACTTACGCCCAGTACGTACACGGCAAGGCTTCGCCAGTGGTGGGATTGATGAACGTGGGAGAGGAAGACTCCAAGGGGAATGCCCTTGCCAAGGAGACCTTCCCGCTTTTGAAGCTGGCCCCCATCAACTTCAAAGGCAATGTGGAAGGACATGACATCTTTGAAACCGAACTGGACGTCATCGTCTGCGACGGCTTCACAGGAAATGTCATTCTGAAGAGCTGCGAGGCCACGGCCAAGGCCATGTTCAAGTGGCTGAAGCATGAGATCGAAGCCTCCTTCATCCGCAAGATGGGTGCCCTGATG contains these protein-coding regions:
- the plsX gene encoding phosphate acyltransferase PlsX — translated: MNLALDAMGGDIAPKNPIGGLKLALESLPLVKKFYLTGPRDVLEAELDRQEVGQRERVEIVHSTQVVEMSDSGLDAVRRKKNSSISMAVDLVKQGECQAVVSAGHTGASVAAGTLMLGRLDGVDFPGIASPMPNEHGVCYILDAGANPDATPGHLVQYAIMGSTYAQYVHGKASPVVGLMNVGEEDSKGNALAKETFPLLKLAPINFKGNVEGHDIFETELDVIVCDGFTGNVILKSCEATAKAMFKWLKHEIEASFIRKMGALMAQQAFRTVKRKGSYESYGGSPLLGVRGVVIIGHGSSSPTAIMNALRVGMEAVTHEVNPHIQNAITSHVFAHV